Proteins from a genomic interval of Pseudoalteromonas sp. MEBiC 03607:
- a CDS encoding YajG family lipoprotein — MRKLLSLCALLALAGCSNQPNQLILNPVYQSGKITHIDSNVSTSVIDLRGDNVTLKIIESGKVKTLASPGIADSLKSTLDSALSRNGANISNLATTRFEVDIHKLQAVVTEKLITHTSVASIELGVRVIRNNSNFSKVYRGGANLEGPLSHDRAKIESQLNKLTEQLITRIVSDPELIAYLEG, encoded by the coding sequence ATGAGAAAGTTACTTTCTTTATGTGCATTATTAGCGCTTGCTGGGTGTAGTAATCAGCCTAATCAGCTAATTTTAAACCCTGTTTATCAAAGTGGTAAAATCACCCATATAGATAGCAACGTAAGTACCAGTGTTATTGATTTAAGAGGTGATAATGTCACTCTAAAAATCATTGAATCCGGTAAAGTGAAGACTTTAGCCAGCCCAGGAATAGCAGATTCGCTCAAGAGTACCCTCGATAGCGCATTGAGTAGAAATGGAGCCAATATTTCTAACCTTGCAACAACTCGCTTTGAAGTTGACATTCATAAACTACAAGCCGTCGTAACTGAAAAACTGATAACACACACAAGTGTTGCCAGTATTGAGTTAGGTGTTCGTGTGATCAGAAATAACAGCAACTTTAGTAAGGTGTATCGAGGTGGTGCTAATTTAGAAGGGCCTTTAAGTCATGACCGTGCGAAAATTGAAAGTCAGCTTAATAAGTTGACTGAACAATTAATTACCCGCATTGTATCTGACCCAGAATTAATCGCTTATTTAGAGGGGTAA
- a CDS encoding chloride channel protein, with product MWLERLRRRLAKPKTSVQLCLLGVSAGLIAAVLIILFRLTIMFFQSLFLEKPDDFSTLPTLERVLLPVSAALLIALFAALTGFKHYRLGIPFVIHRIKKHYGHMPLYNTVNQFVGGALALISGFSVGREGPSVHMGATGASLLADKLHLPHNAMRTLTGCGVAAGIAASFNTPLAAVIFVMEVVLREYKVHIFVPIMLAAVTGALATQFVFGDASELALITMNPLSGWHYPFLIIFGMALGAVAYAFNQNLMLIIRTFKPLSMFPRLLLAGLIASLIAYMVPHAMGSGMSAITIAIESPDDVQFLTTILIAKLLATLFAIGLGIPGGIIGPVIGLGVLMGTLMAFFAQFISPGVDITGTYSMLGMAGLLAATLHAPLAALTTVMELTSSPEIIVPAMLVISTAYVTALQFFGNRSIFMQQLDFQGLEYQISPATEALQKVGVMAEMDEQFKLLYSDDKQQIKESLDALDSQTPLIVHDEENGYRLAEYDLSLMSDQNSNIKYVNLTGLSSQATLADAFDLLKDKRSGAVYIYNLLDNQQIMGLLRWDQIRHILTIRNSLL from the coding sequence ATGTGGCTTGAAAGACTAAGACGTCGTTTAGCAAAGCCTAAAACATCTGTGCAGTTGTGCTTACTTGGTGTAAGTGCAGGGTTAATTGCGGCAGTTTTAATCATTCTTTTTCGCCTCACTATCATGTTTTTCCAGAGTTTATTTCTTGAGAAGCCTGATGACTTCTCAACACTACCCACTCTTGAACGAGTTCTTCTTCCGGTCAGTGCCGCCTTATTAATTGCTCTATTCGCAGCTCTAACTGGCTTTAAGCATTATCGCCTTGGCATTCCATTTGTAATACACCGCATTAAAAAACACTATGGTCATATGCCGCTTTACAACACGGTGAACCAATTTGTCGGTGGTGCATTAGCCCTGATAAGTGGTTTTTCGGTAGGTCGAGAAGGCCCTTCGGTACATATGGGTGCAACGGGCGCCAGCTTACTGGCCGATAAATTACACCTTCCACACAATGCAATGCGTACCCTAACAGGGTGTGGTGTTGCAGCCGGTATCGCCGCCTCATTTAACACCCCGCTTGCAGCCGTTATTTTCGTAATGGAGGTGGTGCTTAGAGAATATAAAGTGCATATTTTCGTGCCCATCATGCTCGCTGCGGTAACCGGCGCATTAGCGACTCAATTTGTATTTGGTGACGCTTCTGAGCTTGCACTTATTACTATGAATCCATTGAGTGGTTGGCATTACCCATTTTTAATCATCTTTGGTATGGCACTTGGTGCTGTTGCTTATGCATTTAACCAAAACTTGATGCTTATAATCCGCACCTTTAAACCGTTAAGCATGTTCCCTCGCCTATTACTGGCAGGTTTAATCGCAAGCTTAATTGCTTATATGGTTCCCCATGCAATGGGCTCAGGTATGAGTGCAATCACTATTGCCATTGAGTCACCAGATGATGTGCAGTTTTTAACTACCATCTTGATTGCCAAATTACTCGCCACCTTATTTGCTATTGGCTTGGGTATTCCTGGCGGGATCATCGGTCCTGTAATTGGGCTTGGGGTATTAATGGGCACTTTAATGGCTTTTTTTGCTCAGTTTATTAGCCCGGGAGTTGATATTACTGGTACCTACAGCATGCTTGGCATGGCAGGATTATTGGCAGCTACATTGCACGCACCACTTGCTGCACTCACTACGGTTATGGAGTTAACCTCAAGTCCAGAGATTATTGTGCCAGCCATGCTGGTGATCTCAACGGCTTATGTCACGGCACTGCAGTTTTTTGGTAACCGCTCTATTTTTATGCAGCAACTTGATTTCCAAGGGCTTGAGTATCAAATATCGCCAGCCACCGAAGCGTTACAAAAAGTCGGAGTCATGGCTGAAATGGATGAACAATTCAAGTTACTCTACAGTGATGACAAACAGCAAATCAAAGAATCGCTTGATGCCCTTGATAGCCAAACGCCGCTTATTGTGCATGATGAAGAAAACGGCTATCGTCTTGCTGAATATGATTTAAGTCTAATGTCTGACCAAAACAGTAATATCAAATACGTCAACCTTACTGGGCTAAGTAGCCAAGCAACGTTAGCCGATGCCTTTGATTTACTGAAAGATAAACGCAGCGGTGCGGTGTATATATACAACCTACTTGATAACCAACAAATTATGGGTCTTTTGCGTTGGGATCAAATCAGGCATATCCTTACCATACGCAACAGTTTGTTATAA
- the erpA gene encoding iron-sulfur cluster insertion protein ErpA, which yields MSDELPIKFSDAAAVRVKQLIEEEENPDLKLRVYVTGGGCSGFQYGFTFDEKANPGDLEIEKNGVTLVVDPMSIQYLVDGTVDYTEGLEGARFFVNNPNATTTCGCGASFSV from the coding sequence ATGTCTGATGAGTTGCCAATTAAGTTCAGCGATGCAGCAGCTGTTCGTGTTAAACAGTTAATCGAAGAAGAAGAGAATCCGGATCTAAAGCTACGTGTTTATGTAACAGGTGGTGGTTGTTCTGGGTTTCAGTACGGTTTTACTTTTGATGAAAAAGCCAACCCTGGCGATTTAGAGATTGAAAAAAACGGTGTTACCTTAGTGGTCGACCCGATGAGTATTCAATACTTAGTCGATGGTACGGTAGATTATACTGAAGGGTTAGAGGGCGCACGTTTCTTCGTTAACAACCCTAACGCAACAACAACTTGTGGTTGCGGAGCTAGCTTTAGCGTTTAA
- a CDS encoding CopD family protein, producing the protein MTALLVYKTFHVFFMIAWFAGIFYLPRLFVYHAMSEEKACNSMLKVMERRLLYFVTPFAVLTLVFGVLTIFEYGRDWFRYSMWLHYKLVLVIILYIYHGYCFKLLADFKHDRNKRSDRFYRIFNEVPVLILLAIVALAIIKPNL; encoded by the coding sequence ATGACTGCGCTATTAGTTTATAAAACGTTTCATGTGTTCTTTATGATCGCTTGGTTTGCCGGTATTTTTTACCTGCCTCGGCTATTCGTTTACCACGCAATGAGTGAAGAAAAAGCCTGTAACTCAATGCTAAAAGTCATGGAGCGACGTTTACTTTATTTCGTTACGCCGTTTGCCGTATTAACACTCGTGTTTGGCGTATTAACGATTTTTGAATATGGTCGTGATTGGTTTAGATACAGCATGTGGCTGCACTACAAACTGGTATTAGTGATTATTCTTTATATCTATCATGGCTACTGCTTTAAATTACTGGCTGATTTTAAGCATGATCGCAATAAACGTAGCGATCGCTTTTACCGTATTTTTAATGAAGTTCCGGTACTCATCCTTTTAGCTATAGTGGCACTGGCAATTATTAAACCTAACTTATAA
- the hemL gene encoding glutamate-1-semialdehyde 2,1-aminomutase translates to MTISQDLFNRAQESIPGGVNSPVRAFNGVGGTPLFITKAEGPFTFDADGNRYIDYVGSWGPMIMGHNHPAIKQAVLEAVENGLSYGAPTETEILMAEKVKELVPSIEKVRMVSSGTEATMSAIRLARGFTGRDKILKFEGCYHGHADSLLVKAGSGALTMGVPNSPGIPEDFAKHTLTVSFNNLDEVKAIFAKYADEIACIIVEPVAGNMNCIPPVPGFLEGLREVCDEYKSVLIFDEVMTGFRVALGGAQAYYNIKPDLTCLGKVIGGGMPVGAFGGKKEIMDFIAPVGPVYQAGTLSGNPIAMAAGLKSLELLCAEGLHDELEAKSKAICEGFEAAAKKAGIALTTNYAGGMYGFFFTDKEKVTSYQQATECDLERFKKFFHLMLEEGVYLAPSAFEAGFVCAEHSEKEINDTIAAAERAFAKL, encoded by the coding sequence ATGACAATTAGCCAAGATCTTTTTAATCGCGCGCAAGAATCAATCCCAGGCGGTGTAAACTCACCAGTTCGTGCCTTCAATGGCGTTGGCGGTACTCCTTTATTCATCACTAAAGCAGAAGGTCCTTTTACCTTTGATGCTGATGGTAACCGTTATATCGATTACGTTGGTTCATGGGGACCAATGATCATGGGTCATAACCACCCTGCTATTAAACAAGCGGTATTAGAAGCCGTTGAAAATGGCTTAAGCTATGGTGCGCCAACCGAAACTGAAATCTTAATGGCCGAGAAAGTAAAAGAGCTGGTACCATCAATCGAAAAAGTACGCATGGTAAGCTCAGGTACTGAAGCAACCATGAGTGCAATTCGCTTAGCGCGTGGCTTCACTGGCCGTGACAAAATCTTAAAGTTTGAAGGCTGTTACCATGGTCATGCTGACTCACTACTTGTAAAAGCAGGCTCAGGCGCGCTGACTATGGGTGTACCTAACTCACCAGGTATTCCTGAAGACTTCGCTAAGCACACATTAACGGTGTCGTTTAACAACCTTGATGAAGTAAAAGCCATTTTCGCAAAATACGCTGACGAAATCGCTTGTATCATCGTTGAGCCAGTTGCTGGCAACATGAACTGTATTCCACCTGTACCAGGCTTCTTAGAAGGTCTGCGTGAGGTGTGTGATGAATACAAATCTGTGCTTATTTTTGATGAAGTAATGACAGGTTTCCGTGTTGCTTTAGGTGGCGCACAAGCTTACTACAACATCAAACCAGACCTTACTTGTTTAGGTAAAGTGATCGGTGGCGGTATGCCAGTGGGTGCATTTGGCGGTAAAAAAGAAATCATGGATTTCATCGCACCTGTTGGCCCTGTTTATCAAGCGGGTACATTATCAGGCAACCCAATTGCCATGGCAGCAGGCTTAAAGTCACTTGAGCTATTATGTGCTGAAGGCCTACACGATGAACTAGAAGCTAAAAGTAAAGCTATTTGTGAAGGCTTTGAAGCCGCTGCGAAAAAAGCAGGCATTGCACTTACAACAAACTATGCAGGTGGTATGTACGGCTTCTTCTTTACTGATAAAGAAAAAGTAACTAGCTACCAACAAGCGACTGAGTGTGATTTAGAGCGTTTTAAGAAGTTCTTCCACTTAATGCTTGAAGAAGGCGTTTACCTAGCTCCTTCTGCTTTCGAAGCTGGCTTTGTGTGTGCTGAACACTCAGAAAAAGAAATCAACGATACTATTGCAGCCGCAGAGCGTGCATTCGCGAAGCTTTAA
- a CDS encoding BolA/IbaG family iron-sulfur metabolism protein — MSMQQQIEEKLAAGIECKHLNVVNESHMHSRGTESHFKVVVVSEEFAGKRLLARHRQINELLKDELANHIHALAIHTFTPEEFSEQQGQAPESPKCLGGSKFD; from the coding sequence ATGTCAATGCAACAACAAATTGAGGAAAAGCTCGCTGCGGGTATCGAATGTAAACACCTGAATGTTGTCAATGAAAGCCATATGCATAGCCGTGGAACCGAATCGCATTTTAAAGTGGTGGTTGTGAGTGAAGAGTTTGCAGGTAAACGCTTACTTGCCCGACATCGTCAAATTAATGAGCTATTAAAAGATGAATTAGCAAACCACATTCATGCATTAGCGATCCACACATTTACTCCTGAAGAGTTTAGTGAACAACAAGGACAGGCACCTGAATCACCTAAATGCTTAGGGGGCTCAAAGTTCGACTAA
- a CDS encoding methyltransferase, translating to MTTQAQLGDNTYTLERFPLDQKNRSLQAWDSGDEYLVNYVQEHHPDANSVLILNDSFGALACAFSSLTVYSVNDSYIGHQATRYNLKANELTIDSVKQLHSLQALPSQVDLVILKVPRNLGYLQHQLAAISAALPKDIAVIAAGKTKDIHNSTIKAFNQYIGDTSTSLAVKKSRLVISKTSGFDKKAPFPVSWPLEGSEFEIQNHANVFSRDSLDIGARFFFNYLPQTSKARRIIDLGCGNGVVGLMTLKRCPKAHVTFVDESYMAVESAKLNVTHNLPEQLEQCEFIQNDCLTGFEPDSADLVLCNPPFHQAQAVTDHIAWQMFKQAKHTLKQGGELRIIGNRHLDYHEKLKRMFGNCKLLGSNKKFVVLSATKNH from the coding sequence ATGACCACCCAAGCACAGCTCGGTGATAACACCTATACCCTAGAACGTTTTCCTTTAGATCAAAAAAATCGCAGTCTTCAAGCCTGGGATTCTGGTGATGAATACCTTGTCAATTATGTACAAGAACATCATCCTGACGCAAATTCAGTGCTCATTTTGAATGACAGCTTTGGCGCACTTGCTTGCGCATTCAGTTCATTAACAGTTTATTCAGTTAACGATTCGTATATTGGTCATCAAGCAACACGTTACAATTTAAAAGCCAATGAGTTAACGATTGATTCAGTTAAGCAGCTTCATTCATTACAAGCTTTACCAAGCCAGGTTGATTTAGTGATCTTAAAAGTGCCCCGCAATTTAGGCTATTTACAGCATCAGCTTGCAGCTATTAGCGCAGCTCTTCCTAAAGACATTGCAGTTATTGCCGCAGGTAAGACCAAAGATATCCATAATTCAACAATTAAAGCCTTTAATCAGTATATTGGTGATACCTCAACCAGCTTAGCAGTTAAAAAGTCTCGCTTAGTAATCAGTAAAACCAGTGGCTTTGATAAAAAAGCCCCCTTCCCTGTAAGTTGGCCACTTGAAGGCAGTGAATTTGAAATTCAAAACCATGCGAATGTATTTTCTAGAGATTCGTTAGACATTGGCGCACGTTTTTTCTTTAACTATTTACCACAAACTAGCAAAGCTCGTCGTATTATTGATTTAGGCTGTGGCAACGGCGTAGTTGGCTTGATGACTTTAAAACGCTGCCCTAAAGCCCATGTCACTTTTGTTGACGAATCGTATATGGCCGTTGAATCAGCAAAACTAAATGTTACCCACAATCTACCTGAACAACTTGAGCAATGTGAGTTTATACAAAACGATTGCTTAACCGGTTTTGAACCTGACAGTGCTGACCTTGTTTTATGTAACCCACCGTTTCACCAAGCACAAGCTGTGACTGATCACATCGCTTGGCAAATGTTTAAACAAGCCAAACATACTCTTAAACAAGGTGGTGAATTAAGGATTATCGGTAATCGCCACCTCGACTACCATGAAAAACTAAAGCGCATGTTCGGCAATTGCAAACTATTAGGTTCTAACAAAAAGTTTGTCGTACTTAGTGCAACTAAAAATCATTGA
- a CDS encoding peptidylprolyl isomerase, with protein sequence MKRILLLSFILLFAHSSFAATEGKFIQKDNMFPRVEIVTTLGSIVVEMDRSRAPITVNNFLTYVADGSYQGSVFHRVERDDDNERDFVIQGGGYDKDYDGLHEYDPIFNESGNGLKNDMYSIAMAYQDRKPHSGTRQFFFNMDDNDHLNPGRDWGFAVFGMVMDGYETLDKIMRTETAYNEKIGYSFVPKTPIVILNVKVLDANQ encoded by the coding sequence ATGAAGCGCATTCTCTTACTCAGTTTTATTTTATTATTTGCTCACAGTTCATTTGCAGCAACTGAAGGTAAGTTTATTCAAAAAGACAATATGTTTCCACGTGTTGAAATTGTCACGACACTTGGCAGCATCGTGGTTGAAATGGACCGCTCTCGTGCGCCGATTACCGTGAATAACTTTTTAACCTACGTTGCTGATGGCAGTTACCAAGGCAGTGTTTTTCACCGTGTAGAACGCGACGACGATAACGAACGCGATTTTGTGATCCAAGGCGGGGGTTATGACAAAGACTACGATGGCTTGCACGAATACGACCCTATTTTTAACGAAAGTGGTAATGGCTTAAAAAATGATATGTACAGTATCGCTATGGCGTACCAAGACCGTAAGCCGCACTCAGGCACTCGCCAATTCTTTTTTAACATGGACGACAATGACCATTTAAACCCGGGCCGCGATTGGGGCTTTGCCGTATTTGGTATGGTTATGGATGGCTATGAAACACTTGATAAAATTATGCGTACAGAAACCGCATACAACGAAAAAATTGGTTACAGCTTTGTACCAAAAACACCTATCGTTATTTTAAACGTTAAAGTGCTTGACGCTAATCAATAA
- a CDS encoding MFS transporter: protein MTNPLSISEYFSYFKDKRLINIFIFGISSGFPWVLIGSVLSAWLKDEGLSRSMIGLFGIVFGAYSINFLWSPLVDRVKLPFLFNWLGQRRSWILLCQSVIFIGTFALAGLDIKANLWFAAAICLVIAIASATQDIAIDAFRIDTLAENESHKATAAAAMATSGWWSGYALLGALPFYLADIPSIDWPEVYFFLSVVMLLLMSSVFWAKEPDSNRELVQAELERTYQQKLAGAKQSKLTKIIAWLAVTVIDPFKTFFARNGVKTALALLAFIFLFKIGEAFLGRMSIVFYKEVGFTNSDIATFSKVGTAVLTIAFTFLGSLFNQRYGIVKGLFISGIAMAASNLAFAWIAIAGPKLSLYAFAIIVDGFTQAWSLVAMVAFISMLCDRAFSATHYALLASLGNLGRTLLSSYSGVVIDDWLDGNWAMFFVLTALMVIPSLVFLFLIRHKLYALENNYHKNN, encoded by the coding sequence ATGACAAACCCGCTTTCAATTTCAGAGTACTTTTCGTATTTCAAAGACAAACGTTTAATCAACATTTTTATCTTTGGTATCAGCAGTGGCTTTCCATGGGTGTTGATTGGCTCTGTTTTGTCGGCATGGTTAAAAGATGAGGGCCTAAGCCGAAGCATGATCGGCTTATTTGGTATAGTTTTCGGTGCTTACAGTATTAACTTTTTATGGTCTCCATTAGTTGACCGCGTCAAGTTACCATTCTTATTCAATTGGCTTGGTCAGCGCCGCAGCTGGATTTTATTGTGCCAGTCAGTCATTTTTATTGGCACCTTTGCACTAGCAGGTTTAGATATTAAAGCTAACCTCTGGTTTGCAGCGGCAATTTGTTTAGTCATTGCTATTGCATCTGCGACCCAAGATATTGCTATTGATGCATTTCGTATTGATACCTTAGCCGAGAATGAAAGCCATAAAGCTACCGCTGCAGCAGCGATGGCAACATCAGGTTGGTGGAGTGGCTATGCTTTACTTGGTGCCTTGCCTTTTTATTTAGCTGACATTCCATCAATTGACTGGCCTGAAGTTTATTTTTTCTTATCTGTTGTCATGTTATTACTGATGAGCAGTGTTTTTTGGGCAAAAGAGCCTGATTCTAACCGCGAACTTGTGCAAGCTGAACTTGAACGCACTTACCAACAAAAGTTAGCTGGTGCCAAACAAAGCAAACTGACAAAAATAATCGCATGGCTTGCTGTAACTGTTATTGATCCATTCAAAACCTTCTTTGCGCGTAATGGTGTTAAAACAGCACTCGCATTATTAGCTTTTATCTTCTTATTTAAAATTGGTGAAGCCTTTTTAGGGCGAATGTCTATTGTGTTCTATAAAGAAGTAGGCTTTACGAATAGTGACATTGCCACCTTCTCGAAAGTGGGCACTGCAGTGCTTACCATCGCGTTCACATTCTTAGGGAGTCTATTTAATCAACGCTATGGCATTGTAAAGGGCTTGTTTATTAGTGGTATTGCGATGGCTGCTTCAAACTTAGCTTTTGCTTGGATTGCTATTGCGGGCCCTAAATTGAGTCTGTATGCCTTTGCCATTATCGTTGATGGCTTTACCCAAGCATGGTCTCTCGTTGCTATGGTGGCATTTATATCTATGCTCTGCGACAGAGCATTTAGTGCAACGCATTACGCGCTTCTTGCCTCATTAGGTAATTTAGGTAGAACTTTGCTTTCAAGTTACAGCGGCGTTGTAATTGATGATTGGTTAGATGGTAACTGGGCCATGTTTTTTGTGCTAACAGCACTTATGGTTATTCCATCATTGGTATTTTTGTTCTTAATTCGCCATAAGCTTTATGCGTTAGAAAACAACTACCACAAAAACAATTAA
- a CDS encoding aspartate carbamoyltransferase, which produces MLSFQGENILSVNQLDRDCIERIFAVAKKMEPYAKKQKRTNVLEGAILANLFFEPSTRTRVSFGTAFNLLGGLVRETTGMQSSALAKGESLYDTARVISAYADAVAMRHPDAGSVAEFATGCDVPVINGGDGPNEHPTQALLDLLTIERELGRFNQSIDGMHIALVGDLKYGRTVHSLSKLLCHYKDVKFSMVAPDGLQMPDYILDAVDKAGHKIQLVDKMEGNLAADIVYQTRIQEERFPSQEEANKYRGGFRISQAIYNAHCKPNSVLMHPLPRDSRLEANELDNDLNSNDNLAIFRQVQNGVLIRMALFALTLDVADKVEQYEVDVPWFSRKRNS; this is translated from the coding sequence ATGCTAAGTTTCCAAGGTGAAAATATCCTGTCGGTCAATCAGCTTGATCGAGATTGTATTGAACGTATTTTTGCAGTTGCTAAGAAAATGGAGCCTTATGCTAAAAAGCAAAAGCGCACCAATGTTTTAGAGGGCGCAATTTTAGCGAACTTGTTCTTTGAACCAAGCACACGTACTCGCGTAAGTTTTGGTACCGCATTTAACTTACTAGGTGGCTTAGTCCGCGAAACAACAGGCATGCAAAGCTCTGCGCTAGCAAAAGGTGAATCGTTATATGACACCGCTCGTGTTATCTCTGCGTATGCAGATGCAGTCGCAATGCGCCACCCTGATGCAGGCTCCGTTGCTGAGTTTGCCACTGGGTGTGATGTACCAGTAATCAATGGCGGTGACGGCCCAAATGAGCACCCAACTCAAGCCCTACTTGACTTACTAACGATTGAACGTGAACTTGGCCGTTTTAACCAAAGTATCGACGGTATGCACATTGCCCTAGTGGGTGATTTAAAATACGGCCGTACTGTGCACTCTTTATCTAAGTTACTGTGTCATTATAAAGACGTTAAGTTCTCTATGGTGGCACCTGATGGCTTACAAATGCCAGACTACATTTTAGATGCTGTTGATAAGGCCGGTCATAAAATTCAACTAGTAGATAAAATGGAAGGCAACTTGGCGGCTGATATTGTATATCAAACCCGCATTCAAGAAGAGCGCTTCCCTTCACAAGAAGAAGCGAACAAATACCGTGGTGGTTTTCGTATCAGCCAAGCAATTTACAATGCACACTGTAAGCCAAACTCAGTACTGATGCACCCACTGCCTCGTGACAGCCGTTTAGAAGCAAACGAGCTTGATAACGATTTAAATAGCAACGACAACCTAGCAATTTTCCGCCAAGTTCAAAATGGCGTGTTAATCCGCATGGCGTTGTTTGCTCTAACCTTAGATGTTGCCGACAAAGTTGAGCAATATGAAGTCGACGTGCCTTGGTTTAGCCGTAAACGTAATAGTTAA
- a CDS encoding alpha-ketoglutarate-dependent dioxygenase AlkB, with amino-acid sequence MQQPNANPNHLPEGFSYQAKALSAQKSLDLFYYLQQHLNWQQPSIKVYGKSHVIPRLQCFIADPNVNYSYSGSQLIVEPWPAVLDAMRKRLTAQLQIPFNALLVNLYRDGQDCMGWHSDDEKELGQQPTIASISLGAERKFKIKHKHTNEQHDLILQSGSCLIMNGHSQRDYQHCLPKQQRLKHPRINLTFRSIR; translated from the coding sequence ATGCAACAGCCAAACGCCAACCCTAATCATTTACCTGAGGGGTTTTCTTATCAAGCGAAGGCTTTAAGTGCGCAAAAAAGTCTCGATTTATTTTATTACCTACAGCAGCATCTTAATTGGCAGCAGCCTTCTATTAAAGTTTATGGAAAAAGTCATGTGATCCCCCGTTTGCAGTGCTTTATTGCTGATCCGAATGTTAATTATAGCTATTCAGGGTCCCAGCTAATTGTTGAACCTTGGCCAGCGGTGCTTGATGCCATGCGTAAACGTTTAACAGCGCAATTGCAGATACCTTTTAATGCATTATTGGTAAATTTATACCGTGATGGTCAAGATTGTATGGGCTGGCACAGCGATGATGAAAAAGAGCTCGGCCAGCAGCCGACTATCGCATCAATATCTCTGGGGGCTGAGCGGAAATTCAAAATAAAGCATAAACATACTAATGAGCAACACGATCTTATTTTACAAAGTGGTAGCTGCTTAATTATGAATGGCCATAGTCAGCGTGATTACCAGCATTGCTTGCCCAAACAACAAAGGTTAAAACATCCTCGAATTAATCTTACCTTTCGCTCAATACGATAA
- a CDS encoding helix-turn-helix transcriptional regulator has translation MMGKTVSSEENSKLTKWLKTKRHEKGHTMRSLAQVLGTPHSFIGKIENQERRLDVIEFMRYCDALEVDPYEGLNLLKDA, from the coding sequence ATGATGGGTAAAACAGTTTCTTCTGAAGAAAACTCAAAATTAACGAAATGGCTTAAGACGAAGCGCCATGAGAAAGGTCACACAATGCGCAGTCTTGCACAAGTGTTAGGTACGCCTCACTCTTTTATTGGTAAAATTGAAAACCAAGAGCGTCGTTTAGATGTTATTGAGTTTATGCGTTATTGTGATGCGCTAGAAGTTGACCCATACGAAGGTCTTAACTTATTAAAAGACGCATAA